GAAATTTGGGTATGCGGATAGCATCATCATTCCTGTTTCACTTAAGGCCGCAAGCGGAAAATAAGAACGATAAACAACGCATCAGGATAAAACACCATGGCAAAGCTTTTTGAACCAATAACGATTAAAGATGTAACGCTGAAAAACCGTATCGTGGTTTCGCCGATGAGCCAGTACTCGGCTATAGATGGCTTTGCTAACGATTGGCATTTTGTACACCTCGGCAGCCGGGCTGTGGGAGGGGCCGGTTTAATCATTACCGAAGCTACCGCCATATCGCCCGAAGGCCGGATCTCACCGGATGATCTGGGCATCTGGAAAAACGAACACATCGCAAACCTAAAGCATATCACATCATTTATTGCCTCGCAGCAATGTGTTGCGGGTGTACAGCTGGCGCATGCCGGCCGAAAGGGTAGCACGTTTGCGCCCCAGCGGGGCCATGGCGAAATAGCTATTGGAGCAGGCGGCTGGCAAACGTTTGCCCCATCGCCGCTTGCTTATTCTGATTTGTATCCTCACCCGCTTCAGCTGGATCGAGACGGGATACAAAAAGTAATAACCGATTTTACCCACGCGGCCGAAAGAGCAATGCGCGCCGGCTTTGGCGTTATTGAAATTCATGCAGCCCATGGGTACCTGTTACACCAGTTTCTTTCGCCGCTTAGTAACCAACGAAATGATGAATACGGTGGCAGCCTTGAAAACCGCATGCGCCTATTGCTGGAGGTGATAGCATCTGTACGAACGGTATGGCCCGAAAGCCGGCCGCTTTTTGTACGCTTAAGCGGCAGCGACTGGGCCGGGGGCGGACTTGATCTTGAAGATGCCGTACAAATAGCCGCAACCTTAAAAAATAAAGGCGTAGATGTAGTAGATATAACAACAGGCGGACTGGTATCGCACCAGAAAATTCCGGTAGGGCCCGGCTATCAACTCCCCTTTGCGTCGAACATCAAAAAGCGTACTGGAATAACTACAGGTACCGTTGGTCTGATTACCGAAGCTGTACAGGCCGAAACCATACTTGCCAACGGCGATGCCGATATGGTAATGATAGCCCGCGAGTTACTGCGCGACCCCTATTTCCCGCTCAAGGCAGCGCATCAGTTACATCATGATGTTACCTGGCCAAATCAGTATGCAAGGGCTAAGCCAACCTGATACATGCATTTAAAAAAGCCATCGCCCACATTGCGCTTTAATAATTGCGGATACTGTGATTTCGGTCACACGTTGTCTGTGACCTGGCTCCTTGTACCTGAGGGCTTTAGCAACGCAAATTTGTAATGTAAATCAACCAAAAAAACAAGCAAACAATAACCAACAACTTAAAAAGCCATGAAAAAGAAAATTTTAATCATCGTTTCAAATGCCAACGCAATCGGCCCTCGCAACAGAAGAACCGGTAACTTTTTGCCCGAAGTTGCGCACCCTTATGAAGTTTGGAGCGAAGCCGGTTACCAGATAGATTTTGCAAGCCTTACCGGCGATACGCCATACCTCGATGCTTTAAACCTGGCTGCAGATCCGGGGAATCTTAAATTTTTAACCGGCAAGGGATGGGAAGATATGCAGAAAGCCGTTAAGTTAGAAACCGTAGATGTATCGCAATATGATGCCATATTTGTTCCGGGCGGCCTGGCCCCCATGGTAGATATGCCTGAGGCGCCATTGCTGAAAAAAATAGTTGCCGAAACCTGGGAACGCGGTGCGGTGGTAAGCGCGGTATGCCATGGCCCGGTATCACTTTTAAATGTTAAATTGAGCGATGGCTCATACCTTGTAAACGGTAAAAACATATCATCCTTCACAACCGCCGAAGAAGATGGTTACGCCAGCGCCGATGTACCGTTTGATTTGCAAACAGCCTTAACCGCACAGGGAGCAATTTATCACACGGTTGATCCGTGGCAGCCATTCAGCATTGCCGATGGTAAGCTGGTAACCGGCCAAAACCCAGCTTCGGGAACCGGTGTTGGCGAAAAGGTTAAAGCTATCCTTGAAGCACAATAATAATTTATAGATAGCTCGGCTGCTATTCCGTAATGCGGGCAGCCGGGCATTTTATTGAATACAACTGCCAAATAATTATTAACAGGTACCCTGTACCACAAATTATTACAGAATGGAAAATTCACCAATTCATGTTATTGCCAAATGGAAGGTTAAGCCCGGCAAACTGGACGATGTACTGAGCCTTTTACCCGAAGCTGTAAAAGCAAGCACTGCCGAAGAAGGTAATCTTTTTTATAAAATACAACAGGACAATACTGATGCTAATACCCTGCTGTTATTTGAAGGATATAAAAACGAAGAGGCGCTAAACTTTCACCGCAATTCCGAAGCTTTTCAAACCATTGTTGTGGGTGGTATTGTTCCGCTGCTTGAAGCGCGTGAGATAAATTTTACTACGCCGTTGGTGTTTTGAGGGTGATATGTAGAGTTGAATGCATAATGTCCTCAACCTATGGTTTTATATGGCATCGTGCGGGTGGGCCTGTCACCCTGAGTAAATAAAAGCCGACGCCTCGGAAGGAGTATATGACATGAGGCGGGCAGGCCTGTCACTCTGAGCCGGTCGAAGAGTCGTGCGCAGAGGCCCTGCCCACCATGCTTCGACAGGCTCAGCATGACGCCCACATTTAAACATGTCATGGGCGGGTTATTGAAAAGTTGCGCGCAGAGGCCCACGCCCGCCATGCTCCGTCAAGCTCAGCCTTAATACACTTTTTTAATTATACCGTGGGATAGCTTGCTTCAAATCTCACTTGCCCATATCGGGCCAATAGGCTGCTTGACCTGCGGATCCCGAGATAATTCAGGATTCCGTGGGGACCGCTATGCTGCTTCAACCTCATTTTTAATCAAACTCCTGGTTAGCATGTTTTCCAGTTGTTTAAGTTCGTTGGTATAAAAAGTGTTTTTTCGCTTTCCGAAATACATCGGATGTTCCAGCGACGATTCGTGTTCCCATACCAACCTGATGGCCTGGTTTTCAAGGTCGTTTTCGCACAAAAACTCGGGGATAACGGCAAAACCCTCGCCATTACGCAGGCTGCGCAACACAGAACTGAAATAGGGTAGTACATAATTGGGCTGAAACGTGGGTACCCCACCGAAGTTGTGAGCCCAGAATTTTCGCAGGTAATCCTTGTCGGTTGTGGTATACCAGGTCTGTCTTGACAGCCATTTACTTGTCGTGCGTTTATCACCATCTTCAATAAACTTCTTCAGTTCGGCGGTTTGGGTTTTACTGCCGCAAACCAGTACTAAACGTTCGGAAGTGGCCTGCGTAAATTCCAGGTTATGCTGGTTACCGTTGTGCGGCGTCAAAATCAAATCGACATTACCATTGTGCAGTTCCTGGAGTAGCTGCGGATACTCGCCAAAATGGGTAATAAGGTTAAAAGGCAGTTGCGATATATGCGCCTCCAGCGCATATTGAAAAGTTTCGAAATAGATGCCCACGCTGATGGTGGGTTTATTAACCTTTGCCTTGCGATGAAATGCATGCTCGGTTTCTTCCAGGCGGTTCATCGGTTCGATGATGGTGTGGTATAACATCGTAGCTTTATCCGTTGGCAGCATTTTCCTGGTATCGCGCTCAAAAAGGCGTTGGCCAATATAGGTTTCCAGCGAGTTTAAATGAAGGCTTACCCCCGGTTGTGAAATAAACAGCAATTGGGCCGCGGCCGAGAGCGAACGGGCTTCATAAATTACTTTAAAAGTTCGTAGCCATTCCAGATTTAGCATAATTATTTTGTTTTAAGGTTTGCAGTAATATTTATAATTATTGGGTGCTAACTATTCCGTTAATCCACCTGATGATATCCCGTATCACCATGTCGTTGTATTTATCGTTCAATAAATCATGATAGTGCCCCTCATAAAATTTCAAGCGCTTATCGGGCGATGAGGCATGTTCAATAAAATACTTGCTTCCGGCAGGCATGGTAACCTTATCGGCAGTACCATGAATAATAAACAGGGGTAGTTTAATACCGGCCATATTCTTTTTTAAATAATTGCATGCATATAAAAGCTGCTGCATGGTGCGGGCC
The sequence above is a segment of the Mucilaginibacter celer genome. Coding sequences within it:
- a CDS encoding NADH:flavin oxidoreductase/NADH oxidase, which encodes MAKLFEPITIKDVTLKNRIVVSPMSQYSAIDGFANDWHFVHLGSRAVGGAGLIITEATAISPEGRISPDDLGIWKNEHIANLKHITSFIASQQCVAGVQLAHAGRKGSTFAPQRGHGEIAIGAGGWQTFAPSPLAYSDLYPHPLQLDRDGIQKVITDFTHAAERAMRAGFGVIEIHAAHGYLLHQFLSPLSNQRNDEYGGSLENRMRLLLEVIASVRTVWPESRPLFVRLSGSDWAGGGLDLEDAVQIAATLKNKGVDVVDITTGGLVSHQKIPVGPGYQLPFASNIKKRTGITTGTVGLITEAVQAETILANGDADMVMIARELLRDPYFPLKAAHQLHHDVTWPNQYARAKPT
- a CDS encoding type 1 glutamine amidotransferase domain-containing protein → MKKKILIIVSNANAIGPRNRRTGNFLPEVAHPYEVWSEAGYQIDFASLTGDTPYLDALNLAADPGNLKFLTGKGWEDMQKAVKLETVDVSQYDAIFVPGGLAPMVDMPEAPLLKKIVAETWERGAVVSAVCHGPVSLLNVKLSDGSYLVNGKNISSFTTAEEDGYASADVPFDLQTALTAQGAIYHTVDPWQPFSIADGKLVTGQNPASGTGVGEKVKAILEAQ
- a CDS encoding putative quinol monooxygenase — translated: MENSPIHVIAKWKVKPGKLDDVLSLLPEAVKASTAEEGNLFYKIQQDNTDANTLLLFEGYKNEEALNFHRNSEAFQTIVVGGIVPLLEAREINFTTPLVF
- a CDS encoding LysR family transcriptional regulator, with translation MLNLEWLRTFKVIYEARSLSAAAQLLFISQPGVSLHLNSLETYIGQRLFERDTRKMLPTDKATMLYHTIIEPMNRLEETEHAFHRKAKVNKPTISVGIYFETFQYALEAHISQLPFNLITHFGEYPQLLQELHNGNVDLILTPHNGNQHNLEFTQATSERLVLVCGSKTQTAELKKFIEDGDKRTTSKWLSRQTWYTTTDKDYLRKFWAHNFGGVPTFQPNYVLPYFSSVLRSLRNGEGFAVIPEFLCENDLENQAIRLVWEHESSLEHPMYFGKRKNTFYTNELKQLENMLTRSLIKNEVEAA